In Lathyrus oleraceus cultivar Zhongwan6 chromosome 2, CAAS_Psat_ZW6_1.0, whole genome shotgun sequence, the DNA window TGATCAATCGGAAACGAATTCCAGTTGTGAGTATATTACTAATGAAATAGCGATATAGACAAGAACACGACACTGACACATTGACACAGTTAAACAGCACTAACATGTGTTAGACTTTTACATACCTGAACAAAACCTGTGTCCTTAGCTCCAGATACGAGAGCGAAATTGTCATAATCAGTAGCAATCACATCATAAGGCAACTTAGGAATGAACGGCAACGTGGGAAATCGGAGATAACATTTTTCTCTGATCATCTCTTGCATTTCAAGCTGTgattcatttttcttcaaatcTTCTAGTGAAAGACATTGAACCCTTCCTCTAATGCCGGTTATATATCCATTAGGACTCCCATGAACACAGAAGGTATCAACTTGGATCGCCGGTGCTTCTCGATCAAATGTATACACACCCTGAAATGTCGTTTATATACCGAAATTATAATCATGAACCATATGAATGGCAAAAAAAAAATGGAATTTTACATATTTTAGCATTGACCTGCCTGAGTGCAATGACAGTCTTCTTGGCCTTGTCCGGCGAAACCGCGTTTGAGCGAAGCAACTTCGAACCATCTTCCTGAATATCTGACAGGGTCAAAATTATTGGCTGACATACCTCTCATCATCATTAGATTTTCACCGGAATCTTTCTCAAATGGTGAGCTAACTGCATTATCATCCACACTGGCAATCTGGCATAGATTTTGTTGATGAGAAGATAGATCTGCTGCTACACACTGTTGATGAAAATAAGATGGTAAGAATTTAAAACATCTTATACTAGATTTCTTGTTAATCAAAAACTTTATATAGGGACCCATTTAATGTCAGAGCACGACTTTGTATGGACTGACCCAACACAGAGATTGTTAGTACCTAGCTCGGAACAATAACTAATAATGGATTCATTATAAACTAAAATAACTAGTGAATTTTCCACTATC includes these proteins:
- the LOC127117714 gene encoding chloroplastic lipocalin, translating into MVEIFLRSSSPQLLHSTSCPPIHRRVSGRKTSVKCSLNLPSKILSNHVLSGLAASLIFISPVNQCVAADLSSHQQNLCQIASVDDNAVSSPFEKDSGENLMMMRGMSANNFDPVRYSGRWFEVASLKRGFAGQGQEDCHCTQGVYTFDREAPAIQVDTFCVHGSPNGYITGIRGRVQCLSLEDLKKNESQLEMQEMIREKCYLRFPTLPFIPKLPYDVIATDYDNFALVSGAKDTGFVQIYSRTPNPGTEFIEKYKAELANYGYDPSKIKDTPQDCEAMSNNQLTAMMSMPGMQQALTNQFPDLELKGNIAFDPLTSVFDTLKKLVELYFK